A DNA window from Bradyrhizobium barranii subsp. barranii contains the following coding sequences:
- a CDS encoding IS110 family RNA-guided transposase, with protein sequence MDDEVSIIGLDLAKNVFQVHGAGQDGRMILRKKLNRSRLLEFFAKLPRCVVAMEACASAHYWGREIGKFGHEVRLIHPSYVKPFVKRQKNDAADAEAIAEAASRPTMRFVGVKSAEKQASSMAFKVRDLLVRQRTQAINALRGHLAEYGLIVAQGVRHIPRLHELLTIYPDLPDLARGLCQTLLKHVESLSEQIAELEKGLRVRARQDEVASRLMTIPGIGAICATAIEALAPSAETFSKGRDFAAWIGLTPKQNSSGGKDRLGKISRMGRRDLRRLLVLGATAVVRWARRYGPPAGSWLARMLLKKPPKLIAVALANKLARIAWALMVRGGAYQAPASGAA encoded by the coding sequence ATGGACGACGAGGTTAGCATCATCGGTTTAGATTTGGCCAAGAACGTGTTTCAGGTCCACGGCGCGGGGCAGGACGGAAGGATGATCCTGCGTAAAAAGCTCAACCGCAGCAGATTGCTCGAGTTTTTCGCCAAGTTGCCAAGGTGTGTGGTCGCAATGGAGGCCTGCGCCAGCGCCCACTATTGGGGACGGGAGATTGGTAAATTTGGGCACGAGGTCCGGCTGATCCATCCCTCCTACGTGAAGCCCTTCGTTAAGCGTCAGAAGAACGATGCCGCGGATGCGGAAGCGATCGCCGAAGCCGCGTCTCGACCAACGATGCGCTTTGTCGGCGTCAAGAGCGCCGAGAAGCAAGCCTCTTCCATGGCATTCAAGGTTCGTGATCTCTTGGTTCGACAGCGTACACAGGCGATCAACGCTTTGCGCGGACATCTTGCGGAATACGGCTTGATCGTGGCTCAGGGCGTCAGACATATCCCCCGATTGCATGAGCTCCTGACAATATATCCGGACCTGCCCGATCTCGCTCGTGGCCTTTGCCAGACTCTCTTGAAGCACGTGGAATCCCTGTCGGAGCAGATTGCAGAGCTTGAGAAGGGACTGCGAGTGCGCGCGAGACAGGACGAGGTGGCCTCTCGCTTAATGACCATTCCGGGGATCGGGGCAATCTGCGCCACAGCGATAGAGGCCTTGGCGCCCTCGGCGGAGACCTTTTCCAAGGGGCGTGATTTTGCGGCCTGGATTGGTCTCACGCCCAAACAGAATTCTTCCGGAGGCAAGGACAGGCTTGGCAAAATCTCCAGGATGGGCCGGCGAGATCTCCGACGGCTCCTCGTGCTTGGTGCCACCGCCGTGGTGCGATGGGCAAGACGATATGGACCGCCAGCAGGATCCTGGCTCGCGAGAATGCTCTTGAAGAAGCCACCAAAGCTGATCGCGGTCGCTCTAGCGAACAAATTGGCGCGTATCGCTTGGGCCTTGATGGTCCGCGGTGGCGCTTATCAAGCTCCAGCGTCTGGCGCTGCGTAA
- a CDS encoding pantoate--beta-alanine ligase, which translates to MHLTGLSAGKAFIREVARTGQTIGTVHTLGALHLGHAELIRRAALENDVAIVTVYPNKIQLRPGGSYDFNLDDDIGLALRSGATAVISSSDTEMFPVGYRTYVSQCDCDLRLGGPETYLKEAVTGAIRWICYSRPTRSYFDSGTTTPPRLGGRDERDSRVDLTTRGTLVPCIKTDIKTGMMPPPISGSR; encoded by the coding sequence ATGCATCTGACAGGTCTTTCCGCAGGCAAGGCGTTCATCCGGGAGGTCGCGAGAACAGGTCAGACGATTGGAACGGTCCACACTCTCGGCGCCCTGCATCTTGGGCATGCAGAGCTGATTAGAAGAGCGGCATTGGAGAATGATGTCGCGATCGTCACAGTGTACCCGAACAAGATCCAGCTTAGACCAGGTGGGAGCTACGATTTCAATTTGGACGATGATATTGGACTTGCCCTACGTTCAGGAGCAACTGCCGTGATTTCGTCGAGCGACACCGAAATGTTCCCGGTCGGCTATCGAACGTATGTATCGCAATGTGACTGTGATTTGCGTTTAGGGGGGCCTGAAACTTATTTGAAGGAAGCCGTTACTGGAGCAATCCGCTGGATCTGCTATTCGAGGCCAACTCGCAGTTACTTCGATAGCGGTACGACGACCCCACCTCGTTTAGGTGGACGGGATGAGCGAGACTCGCGCGTGGATTTGACAACGCGAGGGACGCTCGTTCCATGCATCAAGACAGACATCAAGACGGGCATGATGCCGCCTCCTATCAGCGGATCGAGGTGA
- the tnpA gene encoding IS66-like element accessory protein TnpA — protein MANAMLDARQEDDSYRRVEVITGERRRRRWTGEEKARIVAESFGEGANISEVARRNGVSRGLLTVWRRQVAAAVVGKAPNFVPIQIGAESGSGTAGEPERISRLQTKPLEIAAPPAKVCGVVEIEVNGARIRVEPGVELATLSTVLAALRGIR, from the coding sequence ATGGCAAATGCCATGCTTGATGCCAGGCAGGAAGATGACTCCTATCGTCGCGTCGAAGTGATCACTGGGGAGCGCCGACGGCGTCGGTGGACGGGCGAGGAGAAGGCCCGGATCGTGGCGGAGAGCTTTGGGGAGGGTGCGAACATCTCCGAGGTTGCGCGGCGCAACGGCGTTTCGCGGGGGCTGCTTACGGTGTGGCGACGCCAAGTTGCGGCGGCGGTGGTGGGCAAGGCGCCGAACTTCGTGCCAATCCAAATTGGTGCCGAGAGCGGTAGCGGGACAGCCGGCGAGCCCGAGCGTATTTCGCGGCTACAGACGAAGCCTTTGGAGATCGCCGCGCCGCCGGCCAAGGTTTGCGGAGTTGTCGAGATCGAGGTGAACGGGGCGCGCATCCGGGTCGAGCCGGGCGTGGAGCTGGCGACGCTGTCGACCGTGCTGGCGGCGCTTCGGGGCATCCGGTGA
- the tnpB gene encoding IS66 family insertion sequence element accessory protein TnpB (TnpB, as the term is used for proteins encoded by IS66 family insertion elements, is considered an accessory protein, since TnpC, encoded by a neighboring gene, is a DDE family transposase.) produces the protein MIALRSDLKVVLATQPVDFRKSVHTLSALVSEALRVNPYCGDVFVFRSKRMDRVKLLAWDGSGMVLVTKWLHQGHFTWPPIRDGVVHLSATQLAMLLDGLEWTRVSPKPVKQPAVVG, from the coding sequence GTGATTGCGCTACGCTCTGACCTCAAGGTGGTGCTGGCGACACAGCCGGTCGATTTCCGCAAGTCGGTGCATACGCTGTCGGCATTGGTGAGCGAAGCGCTGCGTGTGAACCCGTATTGTGGCGACGTCTTCGTGTTCCGCAGCAAACGCATGGACAGGGTGAAGCTTCTGGCGTGGGACGGCAGCGGCATGGTGCTGGTGACGAAGTGGTTGCACCAGGGGCACTTCACTTGGCCGCCGATCCGCGACGGCGTGGTGCATCTCAGTGCGACGCAGCTCGCGATGCTGCTCGACGGACTCGAGTGGACGCGCGTCTCACCCAAGCCTGTGAAGCAGCCGGCCGTTGTCGGCTGA
- the tnpC gene encoding IS66 family transposase has product MQTLKEMIFGKRSERLATLVAEQLALELDDLETSVTPPAAANDDVPAAKPADKPRKKARRNIGALPKHLPRCEQVLEPEVTACPCCQGQLHKIGEDVSEVLDVIPAILRVLRTIRPKYGCRGCTDGVVQAKVLPRLIEGGMASTALVTHVVVSKFAWYLPLYRQVQILAGQGIHLDRATLAGWVKRAAWWLRSLYELQLRMIQAAPRVFCDETPMPVLDPGRHRPRICQFWAHAMDDQPWGGPSPPAVAYVFADGRGTKEIAGQLTGFSGILQVDVCGRPTKCKQNLTSEQACGRVLTCVRPRDATSTRRGPLWNAWIGSNSAMRALWHSSTC; this is encoded by the coding sequence ATGCAGACGCTCAAGGAGATGATCTTCGGGAAGCGCTCGGAACGGCTTGCCACGCTCGTGGCCGAGCAACTTGCGCTTGAGCTTGACGATCTTGAGACCAGTGTCACGCCGCCTGCAGCTGCCAACGACGATGTGCCTGCGGCGAAGCCGGCCGATAAGCCGCGCAAGAAGGCGCGCCGCAACATCGGCGCGTTGCCCAAGCATCTGCCGCGCTGTGAGCAGGTCCTGGAGCCGGAGGTGACGGCCTGCCCGTGCTGCCAAGGCCAGCTTCACAAGATCGGCGAGGACGTCAGCGAGGTGTTGGACGTGATCCCGGCGATCCTGCGCGTGCTGCGCACGATCCGTCCCAAATACGGCTGCCGCGGCTGCACTGATGGCGTAGTCCAGGCGAAAGTGCTGCCGCGCCTGATTGAAGGCGGCATGGCGTCGACGGCCCTCGTGACCCACGTGGTGGTCTCGAAGTTCGCCTGGTATTTGCCGCTGTACCGGCAGGTTCAGATCCTGGCCGGCCAGGGCATCCATCTTGACCGCGCGACGCTCGCCGGTTGGGTCAAACGTGCCGCCTGGTGGCTCAGGAGCCTTTATGAGCTGCAGCTGCGGATGATTCAGGCCGCGCCGCGCGTGTTCTGCGATGAGACGCCGATGCCGGTGCTCGATCCCGGACGACATCGCCCCCGCATCTGCCAGTTCTGGGCGCATGCTATGGATGACCAGCCATGGGGTGGCCCCTCGCCGCCGGCGGTTGCCTACGTATTCGCCGACGGCCGTGGCACCAAGGAGATCGCCGGACAGTTGACGGGCTTTTCCGGCATTCTGCAGGTGGACGTGTGTGGACGCCCCACTAAATGCAAGCAAAATTTAACTTCGGAACAGGCATGTGGTCGGGTGCTGACGTGTGTCCGGCCTCGTGATGCGACCTCGACACGTCGCGGGCCCTTATGGAATGCGTGGATTGGATCCAATTCGGCTATGCGTGCTCTCTGGCACTCATCCACCTGTTGA
- the tnpC gene encoding IS66 family transposase, producing MPSGGVHSIGYAAYKALARGHGGAIQLAFCLAHARRKFVEVYKTTQSPFAREVIERLQAVYAIEAVIRGSSAEQRLAARRTRSAPLMAALNARLTEIVGQLFSQSKLTEAINYALNHWDGLTLFLRDGRVEVDSNTVERSMRPIAMGRRNSLFSGSEGGAESWAILASIVNTAKLHELDPQAYLTDVLERIVSGRTKSHQLHELLAWHWKAARQRTAQAAA from the coding sequence ATGCCGTCGGGGGGCGTCCACTCCATCGGTTATGCCGCCTACAAGGCGCTGGCACGCGGTCATGGCGGCGCGATCCAGCTCGCCTTTTGTCTCGCCCATGCCCGACGCAAATTCGTCGAGGTGTACAAGACCACCCAGTCGCCATTCGCGCGCGAGGTGATTGAACGGCTGCAGGCGGTCTATGCGATCGAGGCAGTGATCCGCGGCAGTAGTGCCGAGCAGCGGCTGGCCGCCCGCCGCACCAGGAGCGCACCCTTGATGGCGGCGCTCAATGCGCGACTGACCGAGATCGTCGGCCAGCTGTTCTCCCAATCGAAGCTGACAGAGGCGATCAACTATGCGCTCAATCACTGGGACGGACTGACGCTGTTTCTCCGCGACGGCCGCGTCGAGGTCGACTCCAACACAGTCGAGCGTTCCATGCGCCCGATTGCCATGGGAAGACGCAACTCCTTGTTCAGCGGCAGCGAAGGCGGCGCCGAGAGCTGGGCCATCCTGGCGTCGATCGTGAACACCGCAAAGCTCCATGAGCTCGATCCGCAGGCCTATCTGACCGACGTGCTGGAGCGCATCGTCTCCGGGCGAACCAAGAGCCATCAACTGCACGAGTTGCTTGCCTGGCACTGGAAGGCGGCGCGCCAGCGCACCGCACAGGCCGCTGCGTGA
- a CDS encoding YecA/YgfB family protein: MAVAAMPLAELQRWLQARVDQHPAATNLSMLDGYVAAIVAGPVSMSPLDWICPLLAIDADAFNHGGTPEFAAISAVALRHNDISNTLSTAPDSFAPMHRRKPSGDVDPRPWCQGFYAAMRLKLSAWAPLLDASNVNRGLLLPILLHCRDDQGRPLLGPPRSGRETKNFLRNAHADIPAAVEALRQYWMPIRYARAR; encoded by the coding sequence ATGGCCGTCGCCGCGATGCCACTTGCGGAACTCCAGCGATGGCTGCAGGCTCGCGTCGATCAGCATCCTGCCGCCACCAATCTCTCCATGCTCGACGGCTACGTCGCCGCAATCGTGGCCGGACCGGTGTCGATGAGCCCACTCGACTGGATCTGCCCGCTGCTCGCCATCGATGCCGATGCCTTCAACCACGGCGGCACCCCGGAGTTTGCAGCCATATCGGCCGTCGCGCTGCGCCACAATGACATCAGCAACACCCTCTCGACCGCACCCGACAGCTTCGCGCCGATGCACCGGCGCAAACCCAGTGGAGACGTCGATCCGCGACCATGGTGCCAAGGCTTCTATGCCGCGATGCGGCTCAAGCTATCGGCGTGGGCGCCGTTGCTGGACGCCAGCAACGTCAATCGCGGCCTACTTCTGCCCATCCTGCTGCACTGTCGCGACGATCAGGGCCGTCCGCTGCTTGGACCACCACGAAGCGGTCGCGAGACCAAGAACTTTCTGCGTAACGCCCACGCCGACATTCCGGCGGCGGTCGAGGCCTTGCGGCAATACTGGATGCCGATCCGCTACGCCCGCGCTCGCTGA